The Theileria annulata chromosome 2, complete sequence, *** SEQUENCING IN PROGRESS *** genomic sequence TATAACAGGATTATGTCGAATTCTACTCAGAGAAGATCAATAACTGATGAAGAAATATACAGGGCCATAGATTCTCCCTTCACAATAAGATCCATGAAATCGTTTAACATGGATTTGTTCAAATTATGCTCTACTCTGAATTCTAGAAGTAACTCTCGAGCAATATCCAGATACACCACAACTATAGAAACTGTAAAACCCATCACTGATAAACTAGCACCCTCTATTCCGGTATCTCCTGATGAATTTGACTCCGGAGTTGCATTATATTCAGAATCATTCAGACGTAACAGTTACATGCAATCTAAAAGCCTTAGTCGTGATTACCAATTGGATAGTCCACAAGATTCTGGAAAGTTAGAAGTAACAAGTGACATATTTACTgagtataaaattgattacCCAGAGAATGAAAAAActttatttaatgaaaagaaATCTTCATCCCATGAcgattattttttaaatgaattatacAAGAATAAGAGTTTGTTTTCTGCTAAAAGCTCTTATTCAGACCTTTACGTTAGTAATATTATGAAAACACCTTCTGACgtttcattaaaattgaCTGAAAAACGATATTCAGACGCCTCTAAAAGTGAAATAGAACCAGATCTTTCAAAAGAAAACATAGATGTTTTACAAAAAGGTGATTCAGTACATTCATTAGGACACCTATTTACCAGCAACTTTGATATTCAAGATCAAATAACTAAAACTAAATCGTTCGAAAATGTTGAGTCAACCATATCGCTAAATCACCTGTTCACTAATACAACTCAACTTGATGATAAgataaataaaagtaaatcATTTGAAAAGGCTGATTCAACTATATCACTAAATCACCTGTTTACAAGTCAAACTCAAATCGAAGATCAAGTAAGCAAAACGAGGTCATTTGGGCAAGTTGATGTAGAACATGAAGTCCAAGAAAAACCGGGAAGCTATGATGAAGACGATTTTATTACCGAGACTAAGGTTGCTGAAACCGAACCAGAAGAAGAAAAACAAGAACAAATAGAAAAGGATGGTACAACTGAGCTAACCAGAAATGTAGTAAGACCTCTAAGGAACAATCGCaatgatatattaatttacgGGTTTGAGGCAACAGCttacataattaatagtaagtttaaatattgttaattataatttagcTGATCGACCCTCAACTTCCTCTGATTGTACAATATTTTTCGATTATGAAAATGACAAACtgatatttaaattagaaaaCAGCGTTTTCGACATGTGTGCAACTGACATGTACTGCGAAATAATAAGAAAGAGGAGGGGAAATCGAGCATAtttaaagataataatGGAAGACTGTGTAGACTCAGTAATTGCAATTTATTGCGAAAACACTGAATACATAGAAATTTTGGGTGGAACGATAGGATGGGCCAATGATAGTAGGTTTGATACACacttaatataaaaataggGTCAAAACTCGATGAAAAAGACAAAAATTCAAAGAAACCTCAGGCCAGAAAAAGTCTTTTTGGAGGGATAATGAGCAAGgtatgtatataatatataataaaagttCAGGAAAAGGAAAATTCTGAATGTACGAAGGAAAAGGAAGAAAAGGGTAAGTTAGAAACAGAAAgatgtaaataataaaactcAGAAAGGAAGGTGAGAAGAACAGGAGGACTATTCAGTAAAATTAGgagaaaaaataatctGGTGAATAACTAGATAAGGAGGAAgaaaacataaattattatgtgTTAGAAAAAACAAAGATACACACAATCtaatttagaaaatcaTTGAGAATAACATGAAATCTTAAAGTTATAtcttattaataatactgATTAAGAACTATAATTGAAAAGAAACCCATTAATTCCATTTTAATCATTCGCCAACCccattatataattttttgatTGTTTGactttatataataatgtttaataacttttaaacataaaatacaaattttacCCTTTGtagtattatatatttgattttgtGGTATTTTGTTTCCCAATTCTCCCGGTCTTTTCAaagatatttttatatcttttttctaaaatcgCAATTAACACTTGGATTCTTTTATGAAAGGTATAATATAAcactataaatatataaatatggCTGGAAAGAATACTCGTATGCAACACTGGTTGCAATATAACGTCAGAGTTACTCTAAAGGACAACCGGAAGTTTGTCGGAACACTTGTGGCATTCGATAAGTACATGAATCTCGTTTTATCAGATTGTGAAGAGTTTCGAATGACTTTGGGGAAAGATAAAAACAGAACTGTAAGCGATTTAAcactaataaattaatttaggaAGTCAAGCGCACTCTAGGCTTTGTT encodes the following:
- a CDS encoding uncharacterized protein (chr2.C.cand.321 - hypothetical protein), with the translated sequence MHFVRRNSVLFYDAGIVCYRSTPIPQTITPKHSLTTKTIPICNDSIASYEKSSDTVEDVVDHQISFGTSYTNKLIDLVPNKPLNLLDLLVDLKSREEKPKEKKIINTEHSGALPFLDEITKNWPKYEDKTEQDDEKPKPKYSYNVLKGKGIFSDEKPIHHGIGYIPPNLRSMHEKSIIYKNIDKTSEQKTIEFLINRSYLYRMDLYNQFNDVGLKQPADINHSPDKSTNTHIDTNNDKLTANEDEFSSITTFGSSQSSDNIILNKEDIPSSDVSSIYNRIMSNSTQRRSITDEEIYRAIDSPFTIRSMKSFNMDLFKLCSTLNSRSNSRAISRYTTTIETVKPITDKLAPSIPVSPDEFDSGVALYSESFRRNSYMQSKSLSRDYQLDSPQDSGKLEVTSDIFTEYKIDYPENEKTLFNEKKSSSHDDYFLNELYKNKSLFSAKSSYSDLYVSNIMKTPSDVSLKLTEKRYSDASKSEIEPDLSKENIDVLQKGDSVHSLGHLFTSNFDIQDQITKTKSFENVESTISLNHLFTNTTQLDDKINKSKSFEKADSTISLNHLFTSQTQIEDQVSKTRSFGQVDVEHEVQEKPGSYDEDDFITETKVAETEPEEEKQEQIEKDGTTELTRNVVRPLRNNRNDILIYGFEATAYIINTDRPSTSSDCTIFFDYENDKLIFKLENSVFDMCATDMYCEIIRKRRGNRAYLKIIMEDCVDSVIAIYCENTEYIEILGGTIGWANDRSKLDEKDKNSKKPQARKSLFGGIMSKEKENSECTKEKEEKGKLETERCK